A section of the Pristiophorus japonicus isolate sPriJap1 chromosome 4, sPriJap1.hap1, whole genome shotgun sequence genome encodes:
- the LOC139262581 gene encoding ferritin heavy chain B-like, with translation MASQVRQNYHKDCEDAVNKQINMELYSSYVYLSMSFYFDRDDVALRHFAEFFKEQSHEEREHAEKLMEFQNRRGGRIILADIKKPEQDEWSNGLEAMQRALQMEKNVNQSLLDLHKHSTGSTDPQLCDFLETHYLDEQVKMIKKLGDHITNLKRLGAPENDLGEYLFDKHTLGESD, from the exons ATGGCTTCGCAAGTGCGTCAGAATTACCACAaggactgtgaggatgctgtcaacaagcagatcaacatggagctctattcctcctatgtttatctctctatg tccttctactttgaccgggatgatgttgccctgcgtcactttgctgagttcttcaaggagcagtcacatgaggaacgtgagcatgctgagaaactgatggaattccagaatcggcgtggaggCCGAATCATCTTGGCAGACATCAAG aaaccagagcaggatgagtggagcaatggtctggaggccatgcagagagctctgcagatggagaagaatgtgaaccagagtctgctggatctgcacaaacactccactgggagcactgaccctcag ttgtgtgacttcctggagacccactacttggatgaacaagtgaagatgatcaagaagcttggagatcacatcaccaacctgaagagactgggagcccctgagaatgacctgggagagtacctgtttgacaagcacaccttgggggagagtgactga